In the Candidatus Krumholzibacteriia bacterium genome, GGCCGCGGACGCGGAGCGGCGCTTCGACGACGTTCGTCGTGCCGACGGCGATGCCGTCGACGGCATCTGCACCCTGGTGTCGCCGCCGGAGCGCACGAAGGAGCTGCTGCGCTGGCTCAAGCACGAAGCCGGCCACGGCATGCTCTACGACCTCACGGCGATCGACGACCGGGCCCGTCGGCACCGGGGCAACGGCGAGGAGGCGGGTTTCACGGCGGTGTACCAGTTGCTGTCGCTCGAGCCGTTCTCGGAGGTGCGCGTGAAGGTGCCGCTCGACGCCGAGCGCCCTTCGATGCCCACCGTGACCGACGTGTGGCCGGCGGCGAACTGGTACGAACGCGAGGCCTTCGACATGTTCGGGATCGACTTCGAGGGTCATCCGGACCCGCGACGGATCCTCATGCCGCCCACGTGGACGGGGCATCCCCTGCGCAAGGACCATCCGGCGCGCGCCACCGAGTCGGAGCGCTACTCCCTCGACGACGCCGAGCGCGAGCGGCAGGAGGAGGCCCTGCGCTTCGACCCGGCAGCCTG is a window encoding:
- a CDS encoding NADH-quinone oxidoreductase subunit C; the encoded protein is MSGTHDRTVPTAADAERRFDDVRRADGDAVDGICTLVSPPERTKELLRWLKHEAGHGMLYDLTAIDDRARRHRGNGEEAGFTAVYQLLSLEPFSEVRVKVPLDAERPSMPTVTDVWPAANWYEREAFDMFGIDFEGHPDPRRILMPPTWTGHPLRKDHPARATESERYSLDDAERERQEEALRFDPAA